A DNA window from Mya arenaria isolate MELC-2E11 chromosome 17, ASM2691426v1 contains the following coding sequences:
- the LOC128224401 gene encoding uncharacterized protein LOC128224401 — MQKTTGNDAIYTVILEGCDFEVDLPVVKLNLVKCMNAGNTARFQSVTDDDLQDFVVKQKNKSTVNKTFYDLKLLSSYLHRVNEMHEISEIPQNELYNLLCKFFVCVKKPDGSSYEPTTLRGFLGSFERYLRDQNFGYSLIHGPKFAKQKQLKCEGLGNKPKRADPITDEGISQLWETKQLGKASPESIINSLCFFNTVNFGLRGSDEHRTQASQYTFYGGLNNMFAGNILGGTFNINIQAVPSKASTSSSACCDTPFTPRTPQNHRRKR; from the exons ATGCAGAAAACAACTGGAAATGACGCAATATATACTGTGATACTAGAAGGCTGCGATTTTGAGGTTGATCTTCCCGTGGTCAAACTAAATTTGGTAAAATGCATGAACGCTGGGAACACTGCTCGGTTTCAAAGCGTCACTGACGACGATCTGCAGGACTTTGTTGtcaaacagaaaaacaaaagtaCTGTTAATAAAACTTTCTATGACTTGAAATTACTTTCCTCCTACCTTCACAGAGTAAATGAAATGCATGAAATCAGCGAAATCCCCCAAAATGAGCTTTACAATCTCTTGTGTAAATTCTTTGTCTGTGTCAAAAAACCTGATGGCTCCAGCTATGAGCCCACAACTCTCCGCGGATTCCTTGGTAGCTTTGAACGATATCTACGTGATCAAAACTTCGGGTATTCTTTGATTCATGGGCCTAAGTTTGCTAAACAGAAACAACTAAAATGTGAAGGCCTGGGAAACAAACCTAAGAGAGCTGACCCCATTACGGATGAGGGAATAAGTCAGCTTTGGGAAACAAAGCAACTGGGAAAAGCATCACCTGAAAGCATCATCAACTCGCTCTGTTTTTTTAACACTGTAAACTTTGGGTTACGGGGAAGTGATGAGCACAGGA CACAGGCTTCTCAGTACACATTCTATGGCGGCTTGAACAACATGTTCgctggaaacattcttggtggaaccttcaacatcaacatccaggCAGTACCGAGTAAAGCTTCGACATCATCATCTGCATGTTGCGATACTCCATTTACACCACGAACGCCGCAgaatcatcgtagaaagcgatag